The region GCCGGCGCTGAGAATCTGCGACAGCGTTTGTCCCCACACCCGCGGCATGACGACGAACGAGCCTTGGCGGGTATCGATCACAGGAACGATGTGGGCCGAAGTGATCTCGCTGCCTGCTTCCGCTTCGCGCTGCAGCCGCTGCATAAGGAGTCGTTCTCCTTTGAACTCCGGCCGAATTGTTTTCAGGGCGAAATCCCAGCCGCTGAAAGAGCCTTCGCTGGGCCGGGCCCGAAAGACGCGGAAGTAAGTACCTTCCCCCAGTTGCGGGCCTACTTGCCAAGAACCATACAAGCAGCGCGGCGAGCGACGGCGTGCTTGAGTGAACTGCGGTGATTTACCGATGGTCGTCAAAACGTGACTTTCCGAGCCAGTCCCTGGCAAAAAAAGACTCCTGAATACGATCAATATTCGGCGATGGCTGGCGAAAACTCTGATAGCAGCCAAGGTTGTCCCGTTATCGGGGCAACAAGGGATTTGCGGCCTGGGCGCCTTAGGTAAGGGACTTCACCCCCTTTGGAAATTGTTCCGGGATCAAGTAAGATAGCTAAGCATCTAGGTAAATTTTGAACACTTCACAAAGGTAGAATTTCGAATGAAGAAGCTCGGATCCTTGTTGGTTCTCGTAGCCCTGACCACCTTCCTCGTCGGTTGTGCTCCTAAGGGCGACCCTTCGACGACGAACCCAAACAGCAACGACACCGCCCCAACGAACACGACTCACTAAGAGCCGCGTCTGCAGGCGTTACCCCATACGCACGTCGAAAATCAGAAAATGACCGCTTGGCAGTTGCTCAGTGGTCATTTTTTATGCGCTTTGCGTGGCAGCTGAATGCTTTCGTTGATAGCCCATAAGTACGTACTTGTACCTCTGAATCTGGGAGGTTAGAGTGGGCGTAATTGAGAGTTCATCTCAAGTCGCCGGCGGTTCCTGCAAGCCAGTATCTTTTGCCTCCATCCACAGGGCCAGCGAGTAGAACCCCGCCGAAGTGAACTTCACTTCTATCTTTTTGTTTGAAGAGGCACACATGTCGGTATCAGTCGCGACATCGCGTCGCACGGGGTTTACCCTCGTGGAGTTATTGGTGGTGATTGCCATCATCGGAATCTTGATTGCTCTTTTATTACCTGCGGTGCAGCAAGCTCGTGAAGCGGCTCGTCGCATGCAGTGCACCAATAACATGAAGCAAATCGTGTTGGCGGTTCACAACTTTGAAAACACGCATACGCATCTTCCGCGAACGATTGTGAACCCCGACTGGGGCGACCCCGGGACGGCGTACCAATACTGGGGAACCGAGATCCTCGCATTCTTGGAACAGGGGAACATGAAAGAGCTGTGGGACCGCAACTACAGCTGCTGGGATACGGAAAATCTGGACGTAGTCAGTAACCGCATGCCCGCCTACGAATGTCCTTCGGCACCGCAGGCTCGATTAGTGGAGATCGACACCGGCGTGGAAGGTTTCAGCGGAGATTACATTGCCGTGGAAGAATGCGTAGCGCCCAATGGCGACTATCACTTTTCCGGAATGGCTTCTTATCGTTCGACCACTTCCGATGTGAGTGTCGCACCGTACGAAACGTTTGACGTGAAGTTCCGCGATATTTCCGACGGTTTGTCGAATACGATTTTCTTCAGCGAACAGGGCGGAACGATCGACCATTACGTGAATGGCAAACTGGAAGAAGCTGGCTCTAACCCCGGGCGTAACTCGCGTGCGGCGTGGTCGTACACGCGGCGTATTTTTCTGAGCGGCTTCGATTCGGATGGTTTGACGTTGAACTACAGTGCCAACGCTCCGTGCATGGTGAATTGCAGCAACCATAGCTGGGCGGGGATTTACGCATTCCATCCTGGCGGAGCGAACATTGCGTTGGGAGATGGTTCGGTGCGGTTCCTGCCGGAAACCATCCAAGGTACGACGTTGTTTGCCCTGTGCACGCGACAGGGGGGAGAAGTGGTCGGTGAATTCTAAAACTGGGGCCGCCCTTTTTCTGTCAGGCGTGTTGATCGTCCTGGTTGCGTACCTGTACTGGCCGAGTTCGCCGAATCGAGATCGTGACTTGCCGGATCGTTTTCCGGTGAGTGGTACCGTTTCGTACAACGGCGAGGCTCCAGTTGGAGCGTACGTGATTCTCAATCCGCTTCCCTTAGAGAACACGCAGTGGGACACGCTGATCCCGCGTGGACGTGTCGAGGAAGATGGTACGTTTCAGGTGCAGTCGTACGAAAAGAACGACGGGGCACCTCCAGGCGAGTATGCGGTGACGATGGTTTGGACCGGGTTCCCCGATCGAAACGTCAAGCCTGGGCGAGATCGCTGGCGTGGCAAATTCAACAAACCGCACGATCCGCTGGAAACCATCAAGATCGACACGGCCGAAGTAACCGTGGCGCCGATCGACGTGAAAGGCCCGAAGATTCGCCTGTCCAATCCGAAAGTGGATGAACAAGCGCAGGAACGGGGACGTTAAGCGGGCACGCGATGCAATTGCCTTCCGTAAAACAGAAAAGCCGCCGGGAGTTTTCTCGAGCGGCTTTTTTCGTGCGCGGTTGTTTGCTCGTAGACTCCTGTTGCTGGCTTCCTACGATGAAAGAAGCGTTTCTATCTTCTTCTGAAAAGGGAACAACACAATGAAAATCAAACGACGTGGTTCGGTAGTTTGGAGCGGTGGACTGAAGGATGGCAAAGGGGCCCTGACGACCGAGAGTGGCGCCCTCAGCGGATACCCTTACGGCTTTGCCGCGCGGTTTGAAGGGCAGAAGGGAAGCAATCCCGAGGAATTGATCGCTGCGGCCCACGCTGGCTGCTTCACGATGGCGTTGTCGAAGATTCTCGGCGAAGCGGGGCTGACCGCCGAAAAGCTGGAGACCTCGGCGGTGGTTGCCTTAGAGCAAGTCGACGACGGCTTCGCGATCACGACCATCCAACTGTCGCTGACAGGGAAAGTGCCGGGGGCAACGAAAGAACAGTTTGAAGAACTTGCCGGGAAAGCAAAAGCAGGGTGTCCCGTTTCCAAGGTATTGAACGCGGAAATCTCGCTTGACGTCACCTTCGAGAGCTAAGCCGTCTACGTGTCTCGCACGGGCCCAAAAAGAAAGACCGCGAAGGAAATGGCTTCGCGGTCTTTCGAAGTCGAGAGTAAGCCGAAAGACTTACTTCATTTCTTTGACTCGAATGCGGCGATATTCCATTTGTCCGCGATCCCCTTCCAGGCCAATCGGTCCAGAATCGGGCAGCTCGAACGCTTCTTCCAAGACTTCGCCGTTGCATGTGCAGCGGGCTTTGTTTCCTTGGACGGTTACGACCAATTCGTTCCAATCTTGTGGCTTGTAATTCTTCAGGTCTTTGTAGGGCCCGGCCAAGGGATAGTCGCGACATTGTAGCTGTGGAGCTCGCAGGAAGACGCCACTGTCGGCGTTGGGCGTCGCGCGGAATTCAAGCTTCAAGACAAAGTCGTTCGGGAACTCACGCGTGGTCCACATTTGTTGGATGCGACGCCCTTCGGCAGGTGTCGTAACCGCAATGCGACCGTTGATGGCCTGGTAACGCCCGTCGACGCTTTCGGTCTTGCCATCAAAGACAATGTCCTCTTCAAACACTGGCCAGGCAATGCGCGTCTTCTTTCCTTTGCGTTCGGGATTGGCTTTGAACATCCATCCAGTCAAATCTTTGCCGTTGAACAGGCTCTCGAAACCAGGCTCAGGTTCAAACGTATCGGTTTCAGTTTCCAAATAGCCAAGCGTAGCAAAGATCGGACGGAGAGCCGCGGCCCAGATGGCATAGCCTTCTTTATTCGGGTGCAACAAATCAGGGAACTCTTCTGGCTTGGCGTTCCCTTTTTCGTTGGCGAAAGGAAGCCAGGTTTCCAGGGCAATTACCTGGGGGTCGCCCTGGGCAAGTTGTTCGTAAAGTTCGTTGATCTTTTGGATCTTATCTGCAGGGCGGCTTTTGGTTTCGGAACTGGGGAAAACCTTGCACAAGATGATCGGCATCTCTGAATCATGCTTCTTCAGCGCTTCGACAATTAACTTGGCGTTGGCGGCGACTGTTTCTGGCTCGGCTTGTTCTTCCAAGTCGTTGGTCCCCATCAGCATCACGACTGCTTTAGGATTCAGCGAAAGGACATCTTCCTCGAGACGAATTAGCATGCCGCGAGTCGTATCGCCACTGATGCCTCGATTGGCGACTTTCATATCACCAAAACTGCCGCCGAGTTGATCGCCCCAGCCTTGGGTGATCGAATCGCCCAGGAACACAACGGCCCCTTGGTCTTTTTCTACCTGTTTGGCCCACGTCGATCGCTTGTTCTTCCAAAGATTGCTGAACCAATCGTACCGACGAATCGGCCCTTCCCCAGGAAGACCATCGTTGGTTTCAGGAATGTCGAAGCTCTTCGCATCTTGGGCGAACGACGTGACGGGAGCGATGGCGACAAGGAATAACAACAGCAGCGAGAACGAAACAATGCGGTAGGTCATAGCGGGCTTTCTCAACATACGTAGCAGAACTGCAGAAGGTGAGTCGGGCGATATTATAGCTGTGTGCAATTACCGATGCACGCAAAAGAAAAACGGGCTTTCTTCTTGAATCGGAGTCAATCTGTTCGGATGCACGTAGCGAATTGACCCAATCGTACGGTTTGCGAAGTGATAGCCGCCGTGGGATATTTTCCAAGGCGGCTTTTTTATGGGAATGATGGAAGGTATCAGCGATGGATTTCTCTCCTGATGACGTGACAGCGCGAAAACGATTTTGTGAGGCGGTCGACTGTCTCGGTTGGGAGTTCGAGCAGCATGCCGTCGACGCCAAAGGGCCAGATGATCGGCCGTTGGAGTTTGATGTTGCCTGTTCTCAATCAGGCGATCCGGCCAACGTGCTTGTCGTTTCGTCCGGTATCCATGGCGTCGAAGCGTTCTTTGGCTCGGCGGTTCAACTTGCTTTGCTTCGGCACTGGCATGAAGTGGGTGCTCCGCCGGTGAAAGTCGTGCTTTTGCATGGTTTGAATGCGTACGGATTTGCCTGGCGCAGGCGATTTAATGAAGACAACGTCGATCTTAACCGCAACTTTCTGCTGCCTGGGCAAGCGTTTGAAGGAGCTCCGGATGGGTATGCCGAACTCGATTCGTTTCTCAATCCTCGGAGGCCGCCAGCTCGTTTTGAGTTGTTTCATTTAAAAGCGGCTTGGTTGATTGCCACGCATGGAATGAAGAAGCTGCGCGGCGCGATCGCGTCGGGGCAATACGATTTTCCCTTGGGGCTTTTCTTCGGCGGCAAGGGACCTGCGAGTTTGCAGACGCAGTTGTCACAGATCTTGCCGCATCTGCTGGAAGGAAGTCAGCAGGTCGCGCATCTCGACTTTCATACCGGACTAGGAGCGAGCGGAACGTGGAAGCTGTTGATCGACTACGCGCTGAGCGACCGTCAGCGGGAACAGCTTGCAAGTTGGTTTGGTGCTGACGCGTTCGAGACTAATCAGAAGAGCGACATTGCCTACGATGCCCGGGGCGGATTCTGGCAGTGGTGCGTCGCGCAGAAGTTTGCTCCGGAGTATCTGTTTAGCTGTGCGGAGTTCGGAACTTATTCGCCGGTGAAAGTACTAGCCGGGCTTCGTGCCGAGAATCAGGCCCATCACTGGGGAAACTCTGCTGAGGCTGCATCGGCAAAGACGAAGCTGACGGAGCTGTTTTGTCCTGCGTCGCCTCGGTGGCGTTCCCAGGTTATTCAAGAGAGTCGTTGGTTGGTCGATCGAGCAATTCGCGGTTTGACCCAACCTCCTACCGATGGCTAGACTCTGCCGCTTGTGACTGTCGCGACGGAAGGAACGTACGCCACGATGCGGGTTAGTGCGTAAGATAGTTGCCTTGAGCCTCTTTGCGGCTTAAGATAGCGGTTTTCTCCTCTTTTTTCGCTGTTTTCCCCTCGCACACACTCCTCCGAAGGATCTTTCCCTTGAATCGACTTCCAAGCTTACTTTTGGTGCTGTTAGTGGCGACTACGTTCGTCAGCTGCCGAGCGAAGACCGAGAATCAAGCGGCTGGCAGTGGTGGCTACGAATTTCCGATCGAGGCCGGCAAGTACCGCATCCTTGGCATTCGGACCGACAATACCGACCATGCCAGGGCAAAGCAGAATGCGGAGTCGGCGATTGCCAACAATCCGAACCTGAAAGCAATGGTCGGACTCTGGGCGTACAATCCGCCGATGATCCTTAGCGCGGTGGAAGGAGCCGGGAAGACGGGCGAGATCCATGTGATCGGCTTCGACGAAGATCCCGTCACGCTCAAGGGAATTCAAGATGGCAAAGTTTACGGTACCGTCGTGCAGCAGCCATTTGTGTTTGGGTATAAGTCGGTCGAGTTTCTTTCAGCATTGGCTCGTGGACAGCAACTCGATATCCCGGAAAGTAATTTGATCTTTGTCCCATTCAAGTCGATCCGACAAGATAACGTCGCCGAGTTCCAAGCGGAGCTGAATCGAATCAAA is a window of Bremerella sp. TYQ1 DNA encoding:
- a CDS encoding OsmC family protein, whose amino-acid sequence is MKIKRRGSVVWSGGLKDGKGALTTESGALSGYPYGFAARFEGQKGSNPEELIAAAHAGCFTMALSKILGEAGLTAEKLETSAVVALEQVDDGFAITTIQLSLTGKVPGATKEQFEELAGKAKAGCPVSKVLNAEISLDVTFES
- a CDS encoding DUF1559 domain-containing protein, giving the protein MSVSVATSRRTGFTLVELLVVIAIIGILIALLLPAVQQAREAARRMQCTNNMKQIVLAVHNFENTHTHLPRTIVNPDWGDPGTAYQYWGTEILAFLEQGNMKELWDRNYSCWDTENLDVVSNRMPAYECPSAPQARLVEIDTGVEGFSGDYIAVEECVAPNGDYHFSGMASYRSTTSDVSVAPYETFDVKFRDISDGLSNTIFFSEQGGTIDHYVNGKLEEAGSNPGRNSRAAWSYTRRIFLSGFDSDGLTLNYSANAPCMVNCSNHSWAGIYAFHPGGANIALGDGSVRFLPETIQGTTLFALCTRQGGEVVGEF
- a CDS encoding GDSL-type esterase/lipase family protein, with protein sequence MTYRIVSFSLLLLFLVAIAPVTSFAQDAKSFDIPETNDGLPGEGPIRRYDWFSNLWKNKRSTWAKQVEKDQGAVVFLGDSITQGWGDQLGGSFGDMKVANRGISGDTTRGMLIRLEEDVLSLNPKAVVMLMGTNDLEEQAEPETVAANAKLIVEALKKHDSEMPIILCKVFPSSETKSRPADKIQKINELYEQLAQGDPQVIALETWLPFANEKGNAKPEEFPDLLHPNKEGYAIWAAALRPIFATLGYLETETDTFEPEPGFESLFNGKDLTGWMFKANPERKGKKTRIAWPVFEEDIVFDGKTESVDGRYQAINGRIAVTTPAEGRRIQQMWTTREFPNDFVLKLEFRATPNADSGVFLRAPQLQCRDYPLAGPYKDLKNYKPQDWNELVVTVQGNKARCTCNGEVLEEAFELPDSGPIGLEGDRGQMEYRRIRVKEMK
- a CDS encoding M14 family metallopeptidase gives rise to the protein MDFSPDDVTARKRFCEAVDCLGWEFEQHAVDAKGPDDRPLEFDVACSQSGDPANVLVVSSGIHGVEAFFGSAVQLALLRHWHEVGAPPVKVVLLHGLNAYGFAWRRRFNEDNVDLNRNFLLPGQAFEGAPDGYAELDSFLNPRRPPARFELFHLKAAWLIATHGMKKLRGAIASGQYDFPLGLFFGGKGPASLQTQLSQILPHLLEGSQQVAHLDFHTGLGASGTWKLLIDYALSDRQREQLASWFGADAFETNQKSDIAYDARGGFWQWCVAQKFAPEYLFSCAEFGTYSPVKVLAGLRAENQAHHWGNSAEAASAKTKLTELFCPASPRWRSQVIQESRWLVDRAIRGLTQPPTDG